From Bradyrhizobium sp. AZCC 1610:
TCGCGGTCACTGTTCCGACCGCGATGCCCGTCACCAGCATTCCGGCGATAAGCCCCGTATAGATCGGGTGGCGCACCAGCCCGTACGGGCCGGTGTCGATGACCTGATGGCCTTCCTTGTGCGTGATCGCGTTCGACCAGAACCGCCCGAGGTGAATTCTCCCCCACCACGTGAATGAGATCCCCGCAAGGACAAGGCACGCGAGCACGTAGATGCCAAGGTTGCCAAACTGCCAGAGCGGCTTTTCCCCCAGGACCTTGCCAGTCAATGGCAAGAAAAGAATGGCCCCTGCGAGAATGGGGAAGCGGTACTTGAGCGACTCCCAGGTCATCACGTGTTTCTTCGTTTGACCGGACCAGAACGACGCCAAAACCCAACTGGTGACCCACAAAATCCAGATGAGGGCGAGCAACTGCGTGGGCCAGGTAGTGGTCCAGCCACTCAAGGCGAAAGCCAGCCATTGACCAGGGTCGTTCAGCATGTCGCGGACCATTAGTAAGCGATTGGATCAACCGCCAAACCGGCGCTCGATGTGAAGCGATCGAGCGCGACCACTCGGCGTTGAGTCCCAGTCAGCCTGATTGTGGCCGGCATCGAGCAGATGCGCAATGGTTTCCCGCAACACAGGTTCGACGGGACCCGGCGCATAGCCCAGCTCGCGTTGCGCTTTTTCGATCGACAATGCCCCCGCCCGCAATGCGATCCGAACGCCTTCGGCCGTGCCGGACGGAGGCCGGCGCGTCACGTGAT
This genomic window contains:
- a CDS encoding methyltransferase family protein, with translation MLNDPGQWLAFALSGWTTTWPTQLLALIWILWVTSWVLASFWSGQTKKHVMTWESLKYRFPILAGAILFLPLTGKVLGEKPLWQFGNLGIYVLACLVLAGISFTWWGRIHLGRFWSNAITHKEGHQVIDTGPYGLVRHPIYTGLIAGMLVTGIAVGTVTAMLGAVLISLGMFLKARMEEGFLTEELGADAYGSYCRRVPMLIPFLPRT